The Nycticebus coucang isolate mNycCou1 chromosome 8, mNycCou1.pri, whole genome shotgun sequence genome has a window encoding:
- the VILL gene encoding villin-like protein isoform X2 translates to MDVDQGLPVIESHRELHIWIIENLKMVPVPEKAYGNFFEEHCYIILHVTQSPRPTQGASSDLHYWVGKEADAEAQCAACTFVQRLQEVLKGQTVQHREAQGHESDCFLSYFHPGIIYRKGGLASDLRHLETNAYNIQRLLHIKGRKHVSATEVELSWNSFNKGDIFLLDLGRMMIQWNGPKTSISEKSRGLALTYSLQDRERGGRAQIGVVDDEAQATDLMQIMEDVLGRRVGSLHAATPNKSINQLQKANVRLYHVYEKGKDLVIQELATQPLTQDLLQEEDCYILDQGSFKIYVWLGRMSSPQDRKAAFSRAGGFIRAKSYPIYTNVEVVNDGAESAAFQQLFRTWSPKKGRNRKLGGKLIQVKLDVGMLHSQPELAAQLRMVDDGSGKVEMWCIQDLCRQPVDPKHHGQLCMGNCYLILYTYQKLGHVQYILYLWQGHQASADEIKAMNCNAEELDVMYCGALVQVHVTMGSEPPHFLAIFQGHLVVFQGSTRHKEQGQPASAVRLFHIQGTDSRNTRTMEVAARASSLNSSDIFLLVTASICYLWFGKGCNGDQREMARLVVTAISGKNMETVLEGQEPAHFWAALGGRAPYPSIKRLPEEDCSFQPRLFECSSQMGCLVLTEVVFFSQEDLDKYDVMLLDTWQEIFLWLGEAASEWKKAAVAWGREYLETHPAGRNLATPIVLVKQGHEPPTFTGWFFTWDPYKWTNHQSYEELVENSLGAVLAVSEITAEVNNFQLSRRPGDGRAGPLTQKALRGSQDSSESELALGPKVGGNSTSTSTNISTSPVSSGGLPRERLVHQAAEDLPEGVDPARKEFYLSDSDFQDIFGKSKEEFYSMAKWKQQQEKKHLGFF, encoded by the exons ATGGACGTGGACCAGGGCCTCCCAGTCATCGAGAGCCACAGAGAACTCCACATATGGATCATTGAG AACCTGAAGATGGTGCCAGTACCAGAGAAGGCTTATGGGAACTTTTTTGAGGAACACTGCTATATCATCCTTCAT GTCACCCAGAGCCCAAGGCCAACGCAGGGGGCGTCCAGTGACCTGCACTACTGGGTCGGGAAGGAGGCGGATGCTGAGGCGCAGTGCGCTGCATGCACCTTTGTGCAGCGCCTGCAAGAGGTGCTAAAAGGCCAGACTGTGCAGCACCGTGAAGCACAAGGCCACGAGTCTGACTGTTTCCTCAGCTACTTCCACCCAGGAATCAT CTATAGGAAGGGAGGCCTAGCCTCAGACCTGAGGCATTTGGAGACCAATGCATACAACATCCAGCGACTGCTGCACATCAAAGGGAGGAAGCATGTATCTGCCACTGAG GTGGAGCTCTCCTGGAACAGCTTTAATAAAGGTGACATCTTCCTGTTAGACCTAGGCAGGATGATGATCCAATGGAATGGGCCCAAGACCAGCATTTCTGAGAAGTCCCGG GGGCTGGCCCTGACCTACAGCCTTCAGGACCGGGAACGTGGTGGTCGTGCACAAATTGGTGTGGTGGATGATGAGGCCCAAGCCACTGATCTCATGCAGATCATGGAGGATGTGCTGGGCCGAAGAGTGGGTAGCCTGCATGCTGCCACACCCAACAAGAGTATTAACCAGCTACAGAAGGCTAATGTCCGCCTCTACCA TGTCTATGAGAAGGGTAAGGACCTGGTGATCCAGGAGTTGGCAACCCAGCCGCTGACCCAGGACCTActgcaggaggag GACTGCTACATCCTGGACCAGGGTAGCTTCAAGATCTATGTGTGGCTGGGACGAATGTCCAGCCCCCAAGACAGAAAGGCTGCCTTCAGCAGGGCTGGG GGCTTCATCCGGGCCAAGAGCTACCCAATTTACACCAACGTGGAAGTGGTAAACGACGGCGCCGAGTCGGCCGCCTTCCAGCAACTTTTCCGGACGTGGTCTCCGAAGAAGGGCAGGAACAGGAAGCTGGGAG GTAAATTGATTCAGGTAAAACTGGACGTGGGCATGCTGCATAGCCAGCCTGAGCTAGCGGCCCAGCTCAGGATGGTGGACGACGGCTCTGGGAAGGTGGAG ATGTGGTGCATCCAGGACTTATGCAGGCAGCCTGTGGACCCCAAGCATCATGGACAGTTATGCATGGGCAACTGCTACCTTATCCTCTACACATACCAGAAGCTGGGCCATGTCCAGTACATCCTGTACCTCTGGCAG GGCCATCAGGCCTCTGCAGATGAGATCAAGGCCATGAACTGCAACGCTGAAGAGCTGGACGTCATGTACTGTGGAGCCCTTGTGCAGGTGCACGTGACCATGGGCAGTGAGCCCCCCCACTTCCTTGCCATCTTCCAAGGACACCTGGTGGTCTTTCAG GGGAGCACCAGGCATAAGGAACAAGGGCAGCCAGCATCCGCCGTAAGGCTCTTCCACATTCAGGGCACCGACAGCCGCAATACCAGGACCATGGAGGTGGCAGCCCGGGCCTCATCTCTCAACTCCAGTGACATCTTCTTGCTGGTCACAGCCAGCATCTGCTACCTCTGGTTTGGGAAG GGCTGTAATGGTGACCAGCGTGAGATGGCACGCTTGGTGGTCACTGCCATCTCTGGGAAGAACATGGAAACAGTGCTGGAGGGTCAAGAGCCTGCCCACTTCTGGGCAGCCTTGGGAGGCCGGGCTCCCTACCCCAGCATCAAGAG GCTCCCTGAGGAGGACTGCAGCTTCCAGCCTCGACTGTTTGAGTGCTCCAGCCAGATGGGCTGCCTGGTCCTCACGGAAGTGGTGTTCTTTAGTCAAGAGGACCTGGACAAATATGATGTCATGTTACTGGATACCTGGCAGGAG ATCTTCCTGTGGCTTGGAGAAGCTGCGAGTGAGTGGAAGAAAGCGGCAGTGGCCTGGGGCCGAGAGTACCTGGAGACCCATCCAGCAGGGAGGAACCTGGCCACACCCATTGTGCTAGTCAAGCAGGGCCATGAGCCTCCTACCTTCACTGGGTGGTTCTTCACTTGGGACCCGTACAAGTGGACC AACCACCAGTCCTATGAGGAGCTGGTGGAGAACAGCCTAGGAGCTGTGCTGGCTGTCTCTGAGATAACAGCA GAAGTCAACAACTTCCAGCTATCCAGAAGGCCGGGTGATGGCAGGGCAGGTCCCTTGACCCAGAAGGCCCTTAGGGGCTCCCAGGACAGCTCAGAGAGTGAGCTGGCACTGGGCCCTAAGGTGGGTGGCAATagcaccagcaccagcaccaaCATCAGCACAAGCCCAGTAAGCAGTGGGGGCCTGCCCCGAGAACGGCTGGTACACCAGGCTGCTGAAGACCTGCCAGAAGGTGTGGACCCTGCACGCAAGGAG TTCTATCTCTCAGACTCTGACTTCCAAGATATCTTTGGGAAATCCAAGGAAGAATTCTACAGCATGGCCAAGTGGAAGCAGCAGCAGGAAAAAAAGCATCTGGGCTTCTTCTGA
- the VILL gene encoding villin-like protein isoform X3 produces the protein MDVDQGLPVIESHRELHIWIIENLKMVPVPEKAYGNFFEEHCYIILHVTQSPRPTQGASSDLHYWVGKEADAEAQCAACTFVQRLQEVLKGQTVQHREAQGHESDCFLSYFHPGIIYRKGGLASDLRHLETNAYNIQRLLHIKGRKHVSATEVELSWNSFNKGDIFLLDLGRMMIQWNGPKTSISEKSRGLALTYSLQDRERGGRAQIGVVDDEAQATDLMQIMEDVLGRRVGSLHAATPNKSINQLQKANVRLYHVYEKGKDLVIQELATQPLTQDLLQEEDCYILDQGSFKIYVWLGRMSSPQDRKAAFSRAGGFIRAKSYPIYTNVEVVNDGAESAAFQQLFRTWSPKKGRNRKLGGTTGPARQGGMGKLIQVKLDVGMLHSQPELAAQLRMVDDGSGKVEMWCIQDLCRQPVDPKHHGQLCMGNCYLILYTYQKLGHVQYILYLWQGHQASADEIKAMNCNAEELDVMYCGALVQVHVTMGSEPPHFLAIFQGHLVVFQGSTRHKEQGQPASAVRLFHIQGTDSRNTRTMEVAARASSLNSSDIFLLVTASICYLWFGKGCNGDQREMARLVVTAISGKNMETVLEGQEPAHFWAALGGRAPYPSIKRLPEEDCSFQPRLFECSSQMGCLVLTEVVFFSQEDLDKYDVMLLDTWQEIFLWLGEAASEWKKAAVAWGREYLETHPAGRNLATPIVLVKQGHEPPTFTGWFFTWDPYKWTNHQSYEELVENSLGAVLAVSEITAVSTGAPGFPPRWPGHPWHGPGRAGEGDSSGRWEGLQ, from the exons ATGGACGTGGACCAGGGCCTCCCAGTCATCGAGAGCCACAGAGAACTCCACATATGGATCATTGAG AACCTGAAGATGGTGCCAGTACCAGAGAAGGCTTATGGGAACTTTTTTGAGGAACACTGCTATATCATCCTTCAT GTCACCCAGAGCCCAAGGCCAACGCAGGGGGCGTCCAGTGACCTGCACTACTGGGTCGGGAAGGAGGCGGATGCTGAGGCGCAGTGCGCTGCATGCACCTTTGTGCAGCGCCTGCAAGAGGTGCTAAAAGGCCAGACTGTGCAGCACCGTGAAGCACAAGGCCACGAGTCTGACTGTTTCCTCAGCTACTTCCACCCAGGAATCAT CTATAGGAAGGGAGGCCTAGCCTCAGACCTGAGGCATTTGGAGACCAATGCATACAACATCCAGCGACTGCTGCACATCAAAGGGAGGAAGCATGTATCTGCCACTGAG GTGGAGCTCTCCTGGAACAGCTTTAATAAAGGTGACATCTTCCTGTTAGACCTAGGCAGGATGATGATCCAATGGAATGGGCCCAAGACCAGCATTTCTGAGAAGTCCCGG GGGCTGGCCCTGACCTACAGCCTTCAGGACCGGGAACGTGGTGGTCGTGCACAAATTGGTGTGGTGGATGATGAGGCCCAAGCCACTGATCTCATGCAGATCATGGAGGATGTGCTGGGCCGAAGAGTGGGTAGCCTGCATGCTGCCACACCCAACAAGAGTATTAACCAGCTACAGAAGGCTAATGTCCGCCTCTACCA TGTCTATGAGAAGGGTAAGGACCTGGTGATCCAGGAGTTGGCAACCCAGCCGCTGACCCAGGACCTActgcaggaggag GACTGCTACATCCTGGACCAGGGTAGCTTCAAGATCTATGTGTGGCTGGGACGAATGTCCAGCCCCCAAGACAGAAAGGCTGCCTTCAGCAGGGCTGGG GGCTTCATCCGGGCCAAGAGCTACCCAATTTACACCAACGTGGAAGTGGTAAACGACGGCGCCGAGTCGGCCGCCTTCCAGCAACTTTTCCGGACGTGGTCTCCGAAGAAGGGCAGGAACAGGAAGCTGGGAGGCACGACCGGGCCGGCGAGGCAGGGCGGGATGG GTAAATTGATTCAGGTAAAACTGGACGTGGGCATGCTGCATAGCCAGCCTGAGCTAGCGGCCCAGCTCAGGATGGTGGACGACGGCTCTGGGAAGGTGGAG ATGTGGTGCATCCAGGACTTATGCAGGCAGCCTGTGGACCCCAAGCATCATGGACAGTTATGCATGGGCAACTGCTACCTTATCCTCTACACATACCAGAAGCTGGGCCATGTCCAGTACATCCTGTACCTCTGGCAG GGCCATCAGGCCTCTGCAGATGAGATCAAGGCCATGAACTGCAACGCTGAAGAGCTGGACGTCATGTACTGTGGAGCCCTTGTGCAGGTGCACGTGACCATGGGCAGTGAGCCCCCCCACTTCCTTGCCATCTTCCAAGGACACCTGGTGGTCTTTCAG GGGAGCACCAGGCATAAGGAACAAGGGCAGCCAGCATCCGCCGTAAGGCTCTTCCACATTCAGGGCACCGACAGCCGCAATACCAGGACCATGGAGGTGGCAGCCCGGGCCTCATCTCTCAACTCCAGTGACATCTTCTTGCTGGTCACAGCCAGCATCTGCTACCTCTGGTTTGGGAAG GGCTGTAATGGTGACCAGCGTGAGATGGCACGCTTGGTGGTCACTGCCATCTCTGGGAAGAACATGGAAACAGTGCTGGAGGGTCAAGAGCCTGCCCACTTCTGGGCAGCCTTGGGAGGCCGGGCTCCCTACCCCAGCATCAAGAG GCTCCCTGAGGAGGACTGCAGCTTCCAGCCTCGACTGTTTGAGTGCTCCAGCCAGATGGGCTGCCTGGTCCTCACGGAAGTGGTGTTCTTTAGTCAAGAGGACCTGGACAAATATGATGTCATGTTACTGGATACCTGGCAGGAG ATCTTCCTGTGGCTTGGAGAAGCTGCGAGTGAGTGGAAGAAAGCGGCAGTGGCCTGGGGCCGAGAGTACCTGGAGACCCATCCAGCAGGGAGGAACCTGGCCACACCCATTGTGCTAGTCAAGCAGGGCCATGAGCCTCCTACCTTCACTGGGTGGTTCTTCACTTGGGACCCGTACAAGTGGACC AACCACCAGTCCTATGAGGAGCTGGTGGAGAACAGCCTAGGAGCTGTGCTGGCTGTCTCTGAGATAACAGCAGTGAGTACTGGGGCCCCTGGGTTTCCCCCACGGTGGCCTGGACACCCATGGCATGGTCCAGGAAGGGCAGGTGAAGGGGACAGCTCTGGCAGGTGGGAAGGTTTGCAGTGA
- the VILL gene encoding villin-like protein isoform X1: protein MDVDQGLPVIESHRELHIWIIENLKMVPVPEKAYGNFFEEHCYIILHVTQSPRPTQGASSDLHYWVGKEADAEAQCAACTFVQRLQEVLKGQTVQHREAQGHESDCFLSYFHPGIIYRKGGLASDLRHLETNAYNIQRLLHIKGRKHVSATEVELSWNSFNKGDIFLLDLGRMMIQWNGPKTSISEKSRGLALTYSLQDRERGGRAQIGVVDDEAQATDLMQIMEDVLGRRVGSLHAATPNKSINQLQKANVRLYHVYEKGKDLVIQELATQPLTQDLLQEEDCYILDQGSFKIYVWLGRMSSPQDRKAAFSRAGGFIRAKSYPIYTNVEVVNDGAESAAFQQLFRTWSPKKGRNRKLGGTTGPARQGGMGKLIQVKLDVGMLHSQPELAAQLRMVDDGSGKVEMWCIQDLCRQPVDPKHHGQLCMGNCYLILYTYQKLGHVQYILYLWQGHQASADEIKAMNCNAEELDVMYCGALVQVHVTMGSEPPHFLAIFQGHLVVFQGSTRHKEQGQPASAVRLFHIQGTDSRNTRTMEVAARASSLNSSDIFLLVTASICYLWFGKGCNGDQREMARLVVTAISGKNMETVLEGQEPAHFWAALGGRAPYPSIKRLPEEDCSFQPRLFECSSQMGCLVLTEVVFFSQEDLDKYDVMLLDTWQEIFLWLGEAASEWKKAAVAWGREYLETHPAGRNLATPIVLVKQGHEPPTFTGWFFTWDPYKWTNHQSYEELVENSLGAVLAVSEITAEVNNFQLSRRPGDGRAGPLTQKALRGSQDSSESELALGPKVGGNSTSTSTNISTSPVSSGGLPRERLVHQAAEDLPEGVDPARKEFYLSDSDFQDIFGKSKEEFYSMAKWKQQQEKKHLGFF, encoded by the exons ATGGACGTGGACCAGGGCCTCCCAGTCATCGAGAGCCACAGAGAACTCCACATATGGATCATTGAG AACCTGAAGATGGTGCCAGTACCAGAGAAGGCTTATGGGAACTTTTTTGAGGAACACTGCTATATCATCCTTCAT GTCACCCAGAGCCCAAGGCCAACGCAGGGGGCGTCCAGTGACCTGCACTACTGGGTCGGGAAGGAGGCGGATGCTGAGGCGCAGTGCGCTGCATGCACCTTTGTGCAGCGCCTGCAAGAGGTGCTAAAAGGCCAGACTGTGCAGCACCGTGAAGCACAAGGCCACGAGTCTGACTGTTTCCTCAGCTACTTCCACCCAGGAATCAT CTATAGGAAGGGAGGCCTAGCCTCAGACCTGAGGCATTTGGAGACCAATGCATACAACATCCAGCGACTGCTGCACATCAAAGGGAGGAAGCATGTATCTGCCACTGAG GTGGAGCTCTCCTGGAACAGCTTTAATAAAGGTGACATCTTCCTGTTAGACCTAGGCAGGATGATGATCCAATGGAATGGGCCCAAGACCAGCATTTCTGAGAAGTCCCGG GGGCTGGCCCTGACCTACAGCCTTCAGGACCGGGAACGTGGTGGTCGTGCACAAATTGGTGTGGTGGATGATGAGGCCCAAGCCACTGATCTCATGCAGATCATGGAGGATGTGCTGGGCCGAAGAGTGGGTAGCCTGCATGCTGCCACACCCAACAAGAGTATTAACCAGCTACAGAAGGCTAATGTCCGCCTCTACCA TGTCTATGAGAAGGGTAAGGACCTGGTGATCCAGGAGTTGGCAACCCAGCCGCTGACCCAGGACCTActgcaggaggag GACTGCTACATCCTGGACCAGGGTAGCTTCAAGATCTATGTGTGGCTGGGACGAATGTCCAGCCCCCAAGACAGAAAGGCTGCCTTCAGCAGGGCTGGG GGCTTCATCCGGGCCAAGAGCTACCCAATTTACACCAACGTGGAAGTGGTAAACGACGGCGCCGAGTCGGCCGCCTTCCAGCAACTTTTCCGGACGTGGTCTCCGAAGAAGGGCAGGAACAGGAAGCTGGGAGGCACGACCGGGCCGGCGAGGCAGGGCGGGATGG GTAAATTGATTCAGGTAAAACTGGACGTGGGCATGCTGCATAGCCAGCCTGAGCTAGCGGCCCAGCTCAGGATGGTGGACGACGGCTCTGGGAAGGTGGAG ATGTGGTGCATCCAGGACTTATGCAGGCAGCCTGTGGACCCCAAGCATCATGGACAGTTATGCATGGGCAACTGCTACCTTATCCTCTACACATACCAGAAGCTGGGCCATGTCCAGTACATCCTGTACCTCTGGCAG GGCCATCAGGCCTCTGCAGATGAGATCAAGGCCATGAACTGCAACGCTGAAGAGCTGGACGTCATGTACTGTGGAGCCCTTGTGCAGGTGCACGTGACCATGGGCAGTGAGCCCCCCCACTTCCTTGCCATCTTCCAAGGACACCTGGTGGTCTTTCAG GGGAGCACCAGGCATAAGGAACAAGGGCAGCCAGCATCCGCCGTAAGGCTCTTCCACATTCAGGGCACCGACAGCCGCAATACCAGGACCATGGAGGTGGCAGCCCGGGCCTCATCTCTCAACTCCAGTGACATCTTCTTGCTGGTCACAGCCAGCATCTGCTACCTCTGGTTTGGGAAG GGCTGTAATGGTGACCAGCGTGAGATGGCACGCTTGGTGGTCACTGCCATCTCTGGGAAGAACATGGAAACAGTGCTGGAGGGTCAAGAGCCTGCCCACTTCTGGGCAGCCTTGGGAGGCCGGGCTCCCTACCCCAGCATCAAGAG GCTCCCTGAGGAGGACTGCAGCTTCCAGCCTCGACTGTTTGAGTGCTCCAGCCAGATGGGCTGCCTGGTCCTCACGGAAGTGGTGTTCTTTAGTCAAGAGGACCTGGACAAATATGATGTCATGTTACTGGATACCTGGCAGGAG ATCTTCCTGTGGCTTGGAGAAGCTGCGAGTGAGTGGAAGAAAGCGGCAGTGGCCTGGGGCCGAGAGTACCTGGAGACCCATCCAGCAGGGAGGAACCTGGCCACACCCATTGTGCTAGTCAAGCAGGGCCATGAGCCTCCTACCTTCACTGGGTGGTTCTTCACTTGGGACCCGTACAAGTGGACC AACCACCAGTCCTATGAGGAGCTGGTGGAGAACAGCCTAGGAGCTGTGCTGGCTGTCTCTGAGATAACAGCA GAAGTCAACAACTTCCAGCTATCCAGAAGGCCGGGTGATGGCAGGGCAGGTCCCTTGACCCAGAAGGCCCTTAGGGGCTCCCAGGACAGCTCAGAGAGTGAGCTGGCACTGGGCCCTAAGGTGGGTGGCAATagcaccagcaccagcaccaaCATCAGCACAAGCCCAGTAAGCAGTGGGGGCCTGCCCCGAGAACGGCTGGTACACCAGGCTGCTGAAGACCTGCCAGAAGGTGTGGACCCTGCACGCAAGGAG TTCTATCTCTCAGACTCTGACTTCCAAGATATCTTTGGGAAATCCAAGGAAGAATTCTACAGCATGGCCAAGTGGAAGCAGCAGCAGGAAAAAAAGCATCTGGGCTTCTTCTGA
- the VILL gene encoding villin-like protein isoform X4, with the protein MMIQWNGPKTSISEKSRGLALTYSLQDRERGGRAQIGVVDDEAQATDLMQIMEDVLGRRVGSLHAATPNKSINQLQKANVRLYHVYEKGKDLVIQELATQPLTQDLLQEEDCYILDQGSFKIYVWLGRMSSPQDRKAAFSRAGGFIRAKSYPIYTNVEVVNDGAESAAFQQLFRTWSPKKGRNRKLGGTTGPARQGGMGKLIQVKLDVGMLHSQPELAAQLRMVDDGSGKVEMWCIQDLCRQPVDPKHHGQLCMGNCYLILYTYQKLGHVQYILYLWQGHQASADEIKAMNCNAEELDVMYCGALVQVHVTMGSEPPHFLAIFQGHLVVFQGSTRHKEQGQPASAVRLFHIQGTDSRNTRTMEVAARASSLNSSDIFLLVTASICYLWFGKGCNGDQREMARLVVTAISGKNMETVLEGQEPAHFWAALGGRAPYPSIKRLPEEDCSFQPRLFECSSQMGCLVLTEVVFFSQEDLDKYDVMLLDTWQEIFLWLGEAASEWKKAAVAWGREYLETHPAGRNLATPIVLVKQGHEPPTFTGWFFTWDPYKWTNHQSYEELVENSLGAVLAVSEITAEVNNFQLSRRPGDGRAGPLTQKALRGSQDSSESELALGPKVGGNSTSTSTNISTSPVSSGGLPRERLVHQAAEDLPEGVDPARKEFYLSDSDFQDIFGKSKEEFYSMAKWKQQQEKKHLGFF; encoded by the exons ATGATGATCCAATGGAATGGGCCCAAGACCAGCATTTCTGAGAAGTCCCGG GGGCTGGCCCTGACCTACAGCCTTCAGGACCGGGAACGTGGTGGTCGTGCACAAATTGGTGTGGTGGATGATGAGGCCCAAGCCACTGATCTCATGCAGATCATGGAGGATGTGCTGGGCCGAAGAGTGGGTAGCCTGCATGCTGCCACACCCAACAAGAGTATTAACCAGCTACAGAAGGCTAATGTCCGCCTCTACCA TGTCTATGAGAAGGGTAAGGACCTGGTGATCCAGGAGTTGGCAACCCAGCCGCTGACCCAGGACCTActgcaggaggag GACTGCTACATCCTGGACCAGGGTAGCTTCAAGATCTATGTGTGGCTGGGACGAATGTCCAGCCCCCAAGACAGAAAGGCTGCCTTCAGCAGGGCTGGG GGCTTCATCCGGGCCAAGAGCTACCCAATTTACACCAACGTGGAAGTGGTAAACGACGGCGCCGAGTCGGCCGCCTTCCAGCAACTTTTCCGGACGTGGTCTCCGAAGAAGGGCAGGAACAGGAAGCTGGGAGGCACGACCGGGCCGGCGAGGCAGGGCGGGATGG GTAAATTGATTCAGGTAAAACTGGACGTGGGCATGCTGCATAGCCAGCCTGAGCTAGCGGCCCAGCTCAGGATGGTGGACGACGGCTCTGGGAAGGTGGAG ATGTGGTGCATCCAGGACTTATGCAGGCAGCCTGTGGACCCCAAGCATCATGGACAGTTATGCATGGGCAACTGCTACCTTATCCTCTACACATACCAGAAGCTGGGCCATGTCCAGTACATCCTGTACCTCTGGCAG GGCCATCAGGCCTCTGCAGATGAGATCAAGGCCATGAACTGCAACGCTGAAGAGCTGGACGTCATGTACTGTGGAGCCCTTGTGCAGGTGCACGTGACCATGGGCAGTGAGCCCCCCCACTTCCTTGCCATCTTCCAAGGACACCTGGTGGTCTTTCAG GGGAGCACCAGGCATAAGGAACAAGGGCAGCCAGCATCCGCCGTAAGGCTCTTCCACATTCAGGGCACCGACAGCCGCAATACCAGGACCATGGAGGTGGCAGCCCGGGCCTCATCTCTCAACTCCAGTGACATCTTCTTGCTGGTCACAGCCAGCATCTGCTACCTCTGGTTTGGGAAG GGCTGTAATGGTGACCAGCGTGAGATGGCACGCTTGGTGGTCACTGCCATCTCTGGGAAGAACATGGAAACAGTGCTGGAGGGTCAAGAGCCTGCCCACTTCTGGGCAGCCTTGGGAGGCCGGGCTCCCTACCCCAGCATCAAGAG GCTCCCTGAGGAGGACTGCAGCTTCCAGCCTCGACTGTTTGAGTGCTCCAGCCAGATGGGCTGCCTGGTCCTCACGGAAGTGGTGTTCTTTAGTCAAGAGGACCTGGACAAATATGATGTCATGTTACTGGATACCTGGCAGGAG ATCTTCCTGTGGCTTGGAGAAGCTGCGAGTGAGTGGAAGAAAGCGGCAGTGGCCTGGGGCCGAGAGTACCTGGAGACCCATCCAGCAGGGAGGAACCTGGCCACACCCATTGTGCTAGTCAAGCAGGGCCATGAGCCTCCTACCTTCACTGGGTGGTTCTTCACTTGGGACCCGTACAAGTGGACC AACCACCAGTCCTATGAGGAGCTGGTGGAGAACAGCCTAGGAGCTGTGCTGGCTGTCTCTGAGATAACAGCA GAAGTCAACAACTTCCAGCTATCCAGAAGGCCGGGTGATGGCAGGGCAGGTCCCTTGACCCAGAAGGCCCTTAGGGGCTCCCAGGACAGCTCAGAGAGTGAGCTGGCACTGGGCCCTAAGGTGGGTGGCAATagcaccagcaccagcaccaaCATCAGCACAAGCCCAGTAAGCAGTGGGGGCCTGCCCCGAGAACGGCTGGTACACCAGGCTGCTGAAGACCTGCCAGAAGGTGTGGACCCTGCACGCAAGGAG TTCTATCTCTCAGACTCTGACTTCCAAGATATCTTTGGGAAATCCAAGGAAGAATTCTACAGCATGGCCAAGTGGAAGCAGCAGCAGGAAAAAAAGCATCTGGGCTTCTTCTGA